The Bos javanicus breed banteng chromosome 18, ARS-OSU_banteng_1.0, whole genome shotgun sequence genome has a segment encoding these proteins:
- the SLC22A31 gene encoding putative solute carrier family 22 member 31 isoform X5, with translation MEHEARVLRLAGGFGRARCLLAAASWLPCVALGLALGSELLLTALPAHHCGSDPARAPSTCLPLSYPESVPRAGSDGARPCSRGLYYAQPAADLLRSPVTQRNLVCEDGWKVPLEQVDHLLGQLLGCVLLGLGCDWFGRRAVFVGSLVLATGLGVGEALVASFPALLTLRLLRGGALAGASLALYVARTERPGNGTAAALLGVSSHVPRVSLLAASHRAASPSQEDLVALCQSQRCGPREQHGGGELPGYGAGCAVRGTPPAPAPLSPGAPAHTRHLEERTHPGLQFLCIPPRLISGGIRASFLHSLVPSEPSFYWPYFLAAGLEAAATVFLLLTADLWGRRSVLLLSTLVLVLASQLLLAGAQWGPGWAWCWELGSWARQLSRSPKCTAGMASSCNTCFSHLSPSSPCCVSCCCRRAAAARCPNRCRRLTACAAPRSSGAAHAKTSCLCCQPPSLGQEHSWPRRGDQAAETLPPTSAGGRDLGGWWGAGLFPGALAPLQVRKIKVCVELGFFSGSSLRPHSWLKGASGIHLPLTTRHP, from the exons ATGGAGCACGAGGCGCGGGTTCTGCGCTTGGCCGGCGGCTTCGGCCGGGCCCGGTGCCTCCTGGCCGCCGCTTCGTGGCTACCGTGCGTGGCGCTGGGGTTGGCGCTGGGCTCGGAGCTCCTGCTCACCGCGCTGCCGGCACACCACTGCGGCTCAGACCCCGCGCGCGCCCCGAGCACCTGCCTGCCGCTAAGCTACCCCGAGTCCGTGCCCCGCGCCGGCTCCGACGGCGCTCGGCCCTGCTCACGCGGCTTGTACTACGCGCAGCCCGCCGCCGACCTGCTGCGCAGCCCGGTCACCCAG AGGAATCTCGTGTGTGAGGATGGCTGGAAGGTGCCCCTGGAGCAGGTGGACCACCTCCTGGGCCAGTTGCTGGGCTGTGTCCTCCTGGGCCTGGGCTGTGACTG GTTTGGCCGCCGGGCTGTGTTTGTGGGCTCCCTGGTGCTGGCCACGGGCCTGGGGGTCGGCGAGGCCCTGGTTGCCAGCTTTCCTGCCCTGCTGACTCTGCGGCTGCTTCGAGGGGGGGCCTTGGCAGGGGCGTCCCTCGCCCTCTATGTGGCTC GGACTGAGCGCCCTGGCAACGGGACTGCTGCTGCTCTTTTGGGG GTTTCCAGCCATGTTCCCCGAGTCTCCCTGCTGGCTGCTAGCCACAGGGCAGCCAGCCCGAGCCAGGAGGATCTTGTGGCACTTTGCCAAAGCCAGCGGTGTGGACCCCGAGAACAGCACGGAGGAGGAGAGCTCCCTGGCTATGG AGCTGGATGTGCTGTGCGCGGGACACCCCCAGCCCCGGCACCACTCAGTCCTGGAGCTCCGGCACACACACGTCACCTGGAGGAACGCACTCATCCTGGGCTTCAGTTC CTTTGCATCCCTCCCAGGCTCATCAGTGGGGGCATCAGAGCCAGCTTCCTGCACAGCCTCGTCCCAAGTGAGCCCAGCTTTTATTGGCCCTACTTCCTGGCAGCTGGCCTGGAGGCAGCAGCCACCGTCTTCCTGCTCCTGACAGCAGATCTCTGGGGGCGCCGCTCAGTCCTGCTGCTGAGCACCTTGGTCCTGGTCCTGGCATCCCAGCTGCTCCTTGCAGGGGCCCAGT GGGGGCCGGGTTGGGCCTGGTGCTGGGAGCTGGGTTCCTGGGCCAGGCAGCTGTCCCGCTCACCAAAATGCACGGCCGGCATGGCTTCTTCCTGCAACACGTGCTTTTCGCATCTTTCGCCCTCCTCGCCCTGCTGTGTGTCCTGCTGCTGCCGGAGAGCCGCGGCCGCACGCTGCCCCAATCGCTGCAGGAGGCTGACCGCCTGTGCCGCTCCCCGCTCCTCCGGGGCTGCCCACGCCAAGACCTCCTGCCTCTGctgccagcctccctccctggggCAGGAACACAGCTGGCCCAGGAGGGGTGACCAGGCTGCAGAGACACTGCCACCCACCAGTGCTGGTGGAAGGGActtgggagggtggtggggagcCGGCCTGTTTCCAGGCGCCCTGGCCCCCCTCCAAGTGAGGAAGATAAAGGTATGTGTGGAACTTGGCTTCTTCTCTGGCTCTTCCCTCAGGCCCCACTCTTGGCTGAAAGGGGCTTCTGGCATCCACCTCCCCCTCACAACCAGGCATCCATAG
- the SLC22A31 gene encoding putative solute carrier family 22 member 31 isoform X1: MEHEARVLRLAGGFGRARCLLAAASWLPCVALGLALGSELLLTALPAHHCGSDPARAPSTCLPLSYPESVPRAGSDGARPCSRGLYYAQPAADLLRSPVTQRNLVCEDGWKVPLEQVDHLLGQLLGCVLLGLGCDWFGRRAVFVGSLVLATGLGVGEALVASFPALLTLRLLRGGALAGASLALYVARTERPGNGTAAALLGVSELGSCPLQRPCVSLPFDRSAPCRWARDRDTESHVLCIPTGSCPTGRSCNILTQTLQVSSHVPRVSLLAASHRAASPSQEDLVALCQSQRCGPREQHGGGELPGYGAGCAVRGTPPAPAPLSPGAPAHTRHLEERTHPGLQFLCIPPRLISGGIRASFLHSLVPSEPSFYWPYFLAAGLEAAATVFLLLTADLWGRRSVLLLSTLVLVLASQLLLAGAQWGPGWAWCWELGSWARQLSRSPKCTAGMASSCNTCFSHLSPSSPCCVSCCCRRAAAARCPNRCRRLTACAAPRSSGAAHAKTSCLCCQPPSLGQEHSWPRRGDQAAETLPPTSAGGRDLGGWWGAGLFPGALAPLQVRKIKVCVELGFFSGSSLRPHSWLKGASGIHLPLTTRHP; the protein is encoded by the exons ATGGAGCACGAGGCGCGGGTTCTGCGCTTGGCCGGCGGCTTCGGCCGGGCCCGGTGCCTCCTGGCCGCCGCTTCGTGGCTACCGTGCGTGGCGCTGGGGTTGGCGCTGGGCTCGGAGCTCCTGCTCACCGCGCTGCCGGCACACCACTGCGGCTCAGACCCCGCGCGCGCCCCGAGCACCTGCCTGCCGCTAAGCTACCCCGAGTCCGTGCCCCGCGCCGGCTCCGACGGCGCTCGGCCCTGCTCACGCGGCTTGTACTACGCGCAGCCCGCCGCCGACCTGCTGCGCAGCCCGGTCACCCAG AGGAATCTCGTGTGTGAGGATGGCTGGAAGGTGCCCCTGGAGCAGGTGGACCACCTCCTGGGCCAGTTGCTGGGCTGTGTCCTCCTGGGCCTGGGCTGTGACTG GTTTGGCCGCCGGGCTGTGTTTGTGGGCTCCCTGGTGCTGGCCACGGGCCTGGGGGTCGGCGAGGCCCTGGTTGCCAGCTTTCCTGCCCTGCTGACTCTGCGGCTGCTTCGAGGGGGGGCCTTGGCAGGGGCGTCCCTCGCCCTCTATGTGGCTC GGACTGAGCGCCCTGGCAACGGGACTGCTGCTGCTCTTTTGGGGGTAAGTGAGCTGGGGTCATGTCCACTGCAGAGGCCATGTGTATCGCTTCCCTTTGATCGTTCAGCACCATGCAGGTGGGCACGGGACAGGGACACAGAGAGTCATGTGCTATGTATCCCCACTGGCTCCTGCCCTACGGGGAGGTCCTGCAACATCCTCACCCAAACCCTGCAGGTTTCCAGCCATGTTCCCCGAGTCTCCCTGCTGGCTGCTAGCCACAGGGCAGCCAGCCCGAGCCAGGAGGATCTTGTGGCACTTTGCCAAAGCCAGCGGTGTGGACCCCGAGAACAGCACGGAGGAGGAGAGCTCCCTGGCTATGG AGCTGGATGTGCTGTGCGCGGGACACCCCCAGCCCCGGCACCACTCAGTCCTGGAGCTCCGGCACACACACGTCACCTGGAGGAACGCACTCATCCTGGGCTTCAGTTC CTTTGCATCCCTCCCAGGCTCATCAGTGGGGGCATCAGAGCCAGCTTCCTGCACAGCCTCGTCCCAAGTGAGCCCAGCTTTTATTGGCCCTACTTCCTGGCAGCTGGCCTGGAGGCAGCAGCCACCGTCTTCCTGCTCCTGACAGCAGATCTCTGGGGGCGCCGCTCAGTCCTGCTGCTGAGCACCTTGGTCCTGGTCCTGGCATCCCAGCTGCTCCTTGCAGGGGCCCAGT GGGGGCCGGGTTGGGCCTGGTGCTGGGAGCTGGGTTCCTGGGCCAGGCAGCTGTCCCGCTCACCAAAATGCACGGCCGGCATGGCTTCTTCCTGCAACACGTGCTTTTCGCATCTTTCGCCCTCCTCGCCCTGCTGTGTGTCCTGCTGCTGCCGGAGAGCCGCGGCCGCACGCTGCCCCAATCGCTGCAGGAGGCTGACCGCCTGTGCCGCTCCCCGCTCCTCCGGGGCTGCCCACGCCAAGACCTCCTGCCTCTGctgccagcctccctccctggggCAGGAACACAGCTGGCCCAGGAGGGGTGACCAGGCTGCAGAGACACTGCCACCCACCAGTGCTGGTGGAAGGGActtgggagggtggtggggagcCGGCCTGTTTCCAGGCGCCCTGGCCCCCCTCCAAGTGAGGAAGATAAAGGTATGTGTGGAACTTGGCTTCTTCTCTGGCTCTTCCCTCAGGCCCCACTCTTGGCTGAAAGGGGCTTCTGGCATCCACCTCCCCCTCACAACCAGGCATCCATAG
- the SLC22A31 gene encoding putative solute carrier family 22 member 31 isoform X3 — protein sequence MEHEARVLRLAGGFGRARCLLAAASWLPCVALGLALGSELLLTALPAHHCGSDPARAPSTCLPLSYPESVPRAGSDGARPCSRGLYYAQPAADLLRSPVTQRNLVCEDGWKVPLEQVDHLLGQLLGCVLLGLGCDWFGRRAVFVGSLVLATGLGVGEALVASFPALLTLRLLRGGALAGASLALYVARLELCDPPNRLAFSMGAGLFSVVGTLLLPGLALLAQDWQLLQGLSALATGLLLLFWGFPAMFPESPCWLLATGQPARARRILWHFAKASGVDPENSTEEESSLAMELDVLCAGHPQPRHHSVLELRHTHVTWRNALILGFSSLISGGIRASFLHSLVPSEPSFYWPYFLAAGLEAAATVFLLLTADLWGRRSVLLLSTLVLVLASQLLLAGAQWGPGWAWCWELGSWARQLSRSPKCTAGMASSCNTCFSHLSPSSPCCVSCCCRRAAAARCPNRCRRLTACAAPRSSGAAHAKTSCLCCQPPSLGQEHSWPRRGDQAAETLPPTSAGGRDLGGWWGAGLFPGALAPLQVRKIKVCVELGFFSGSSLRPHSWLKGASGIHLPLTTRHP from the exons ATGGAGCACGAGGCGCGGGTTCTGCGCTTGGCCGGCGGCTTCGGCCGGGCCCGGTGCCTCCTGGCCGCCGCTTCGTGGCTACCGTGCGTGGCGCTGGGGTTGGCGCTGGGCTCGGAGCTCCTGCTCACCGCGCTGCCGGCACACCACTGCGGCTCAGACCCCGCGCGCGCCCCGAGCACCTGCCTGCCGCTAAGCTACCCCGAGTCCGTGCCCCGCGCCGGCTCCGACGGCGCTCGGCCCTGCTCACGCGGCTTGTACTACGCGCAGCCCGCCGCCGACCTGCTGCGCAGCCCGGTCACCCAG AGGAATCTCGTGTGTGAGGATGGCTGGAAGGTGCCCCTGGAGCAGGTGGACCACCTCCTGGGCCAGTTGCTGGGCTGTGTCCTCCTGGGCCTGGGCTGTGACTG GTTTGGCCGCCGGGCTGTGTTTGTGGGCTCCCTGGTGCTGGCCACGGGCCTGGGGGTCGGCGAGGCCCTGGTTGCCAGCTTTCCTGCCCTGCTGACTCTGCGGCTGCTTCGAGGGGGGGCCTTGGCAGGGGCGTCCCTCGCCCTCTATGTGGCTC GCCTGGAGCTGTGTGACCCCCCAAACCGCCTGGCATTCTCCATGGGGGCTGGCCTCTTCTCAGTGGTGGGCACACTGCTGCTGCCTGGCCTGGCCCTCCTCGCCCAGGACTGGCAACTCTTGCAGGGACTGAGCGCCCTGGCAACGGGACTGCTGCTGCTCTTTTGGGG GTTTCCAGCCATGTTCCCCGAGTCTCCCTGCTGGCTGCTAGCCACAGGGCAGCCAGCCCGAGCCAGGAGGATCTTGTGGCACTTTGCCAAAGCCAGCGGTGTGGACCCCGAGAACAGCACGGAGGAGGAGAGCTCCCTGGCTATGG AGCTGGATGTGCTGTGCGCGGGACACCCCCAGCCCCGGCACCACTCAGTCCTGGAGCTCCGGCACACACACGTCACCTGGAGGAACGCACTCATCCTGGGCTTCAGTTC GCTCATCAGTGGGGGCATCAGAGCCAGCTTCCTGCACAGCCTCGTCCCAAGTGAGCCCAGCTTTTATTGGCCCTACTTCCTGGCAGCTGGCCTGGAGGCAGCAGCCACCGTCTTCCTGCTCCTGACAGCAGATCTCTGGGGGCGCCGCTCAGTCCTGCTGCTGAGCACCTTGGTCCTGGTCCTGGCATCCCAGCTGCTCCTTGCAGGGGCCCAGT GGGGGCCGGGTTGGGCCTGGTGCTGGGAGCTGGGTTCCTGGGCCAGGCAGCTGTCCCGCTCACCAAAATGCACGGCCGGCATGGCTTCTTCCTGCAACACGTGCTTTTCGCATCTTTCGCCCTCCTCGCCCTGCTGTGTGTCCTGCTGCTGCCGGAGAGCCGCGGCCGCACGCTGCCCCAATCGCTGCAGGAGGCTGACCGCCTGTGCCGCTCCCCGCTCCTCCGGGGCTGCCCACGCCAAGACCTCCTGCCTCTGctgccagcctccctccctggggCAGGAACACAGCTGGCCCAGGAGGGGTGACCAGGCTGCAGAGACACTGCCACCCACCAGTGCTGGTGGAAGGGActtgggagggtggtggggagcCGGCCTGTTTCCAGGCGCCCTGGCCCCCCTCCAAGTGAGGAAGATAAAGGTATGTGTGGAACTTGGCTTCTTCTCTGGCTCTTCCCTCAGGCCCCACTCTTGGCTGAAAGGGGCTTCTGGCATCCACCTCCCCCTCACAACCAGGCATCCATAG
- the SLC22A31 gene encoding putative solute carrier family 22 member 31 isoform X2: MEHEARVLRLAGGFGRARCLLAAASWLPCVALGLALGSELLLTALPAHHCGSDPARAPSTCLPLSYPESVPRAGSDGARPCSRGLYYAQPAADLLRSPVTQRNLVCEDGWKVPLEQVDHLLGQLLGCVLLGLGCDWFGRRAVFVGSLVLATGLGVGEALVASFPALLTLRLLRGGALAGASLALYVARTERPGNGTAAALLGVSELGSCPLQRPCVSLPFDRSAPCRWARDRDTESHVLCIPTGSCPTGRSCNILTQTLQVSSHVPRVSLLAASHRAASPSQEDLVALCQSQRCGPREQHGGGELPGYGAGCAVRGTPPAPAPLSPGAPAHTRHLEERTHPGLQLISGGIRASFLHSLVPSEPSFYWPYFLAAGLEAAATVFLLLTADLWGRRSVLLLSTLVLVLASQLLLAGAQWGPGWAWCWELGSWARQLSRSPKCTAGMASSCNTCFSHLSPSSPCCVSCCCRRAAAARCPNRCRRLTACAAPRSSGAAHAKTSCLCCQPPSLGQEHSWPRRGDQAAETLPPTSAGGRDLGGWWGAGLFPGALAPLQVRKIKVCVELGFFSGSSLRPHSWLKGASGIHLPLTTRHP, from the exons ATGGAGCACGAGGCGCGGGTTCTGCGCTTGGCCGGCGGCTTCGGCCGGGCCCGGTGCCTCCTGGCCGCCGCTTCGTGGCTACCGTGCGTGGCGCTGGGGTTGGCGCTGGGCTCGGAGCTCCTGCTCACCGCGCTGCCGGCACACCACTGCGGCTCAGACCCCGCGCGCGCCCCGAGCACCTGCCTGCCGCTAAGCTACCCCGAGTCCGTGCCCCGCGCCGGCTCCGACGGCGCTCGGCCCTGCTCACGCGGCTTGTACTACGCGCAGCCCGCCGCCGACCTGCTGCGCAGCCCGGTCACCCAG AGGAATCTCGTGTGTGAGGATGGCTGGAAGGTGCCCCTGGAGCAGGTGGACCACCTCCTGGGCCAGTTGCTGGGCTGTGTCCTCCTGGGCCTGGGCTGTGACTG GTTTGGCCGCCGGGCTGTGTTTGTGGGCTCCCTGGTGCTGGCCACGGGCCTGGGGGTCGGCGAGGCCCTGGTTGCCAGCTTTCCTGCCCTGCTGACTCTGCGGCTGCTTCGAGGGGGGGCCTTGGCAGGGGCGTCCCTCGCCCTCTATGTGGCTC GGACTGAGCGCCCTGGCAACGGGACTGCTGCTGCTCTTTTGGGGGTAAGTGAGCTGGGGTCATGTCCACTGCAGAGGCCATGTGTATCGCTTCCCTTTGATCGTTCAGCACCATGCAGGTGGGCACGGGACAGGGACACAGAGAGTCATGTGCTATGTATCCCCACTGGCTCCTGCCCTACGGGGAGGTCCTGCAACATCCTCACCCAAACCCTGCAGGTTTCCAGCCATGTTCCCCGAGTCTCCCTGCTGGCTGCTAGCCACAGGGCAGCCAGCCCGAGCCAGGAGGATCTTGTGGCACTTTGCCAAAGCCAGCGGTGTGGACCCCGAGAACAGCACGGAGGAGGAGAGCTCCCTGGCTATGG AGCTGGATGTGCTGTGCGCGGGACACCCCCAGCCCCGGCACCACTCAGTCCTGGAGCTCCGGCACACACACGTCACCTGGAGGAACGCACTCATCCTGGGCTTCA GCTCATCAGTGGGGGCATCAGAGCCAGCTTCCTGCACAGCCTCGTCCCAAGTGAGCCCAGCTTTTATTGGCCCTACTTCCTGGCAGCTGGCCTGGAGGCAGCAGCCACCGTCTTCCTGCTCCTGACAGCAGATCTCTGGGGGCGCCGCTCAGTCCTGCTGCTGAGCACCTTGGTCCTGGTCCTGGCATCCCAGCTGCTCCTTGCAGGGGCCCAGT GGGGGCCGGGTTGGGCCTGGTGCTGGGAGCTGGGTTCCTGGGCCAGGCAGCTGTCCCGCTCACCAAAATGCACGGCCGGCATGGCTTCTTCCTGCAACACGTGCTTTTCGCATCTTTCGCCCTCCTCGCCCTGCTGTGTGTCCTGCTGCTGCCGGAGAGCCGCGGCCGCACGCTGCCCCAATCGCTGCAGGAGGCTGACCGCCTGTGCCGCTCCCCGCTCCTCCGGGGCTGCCCACGCCAAGACCTCCTGCCTCTGctgccagcctccctccctggggCAGGAACACAGCTGGCCCAGGAGGGGTGACCAGGCTGCAGAGACACTGCCACCCACCAGTGCTGGTGGAAGGGActtgggagggtggtggggagcCGGCCTGTTTCCAGGCGCCCTGGCCCCCCTCCAAGTGAGGAAGATAAAGGTATGTGTGGAACTTGGCTTCTTCTCTGGCTCTTCCCTCAGGCCCCACTCTTGGCTGAAAGGGGCTTCTGGCATCCACCTCCCCCTCACAACCAGGCATCCATAG
- the SLC22A31 gene encoding putative solute carrier family 22 member 31 isoform X4, with amino-acid sequence MEHEARVLRLAGGFGRARCLLAAASWLPCVALGLALGSELLLTALPAHHCGSDPARAPSTCLPLSYPESVPRAGSDGARPCSRGLYYAQPAADLLRSPVTQRNLVCEDGWKVPLEQVDHLLGQLLGCVLLGLGCDWFGRRAVFVGSLVLATGLGVGEALVASFPALLTLRLLRGGALAGASLALYVARLELCDPPNRLAFSMGAGLFSVVGTLLLPGLALLAQDWQLLQGLSALATGLLLLFWGFPAMFPESPCWLLATGQPARARRILWHFAKASGVDPENSTEEESSLAMELDVLCAGHPQPRHHSVLELRHTHVTWRNALILGFSSLISGGIRASFLHSLVPSEPSFYWPYFLAAGLEAAATVFLLLTADLWGRRSVLLLSTLVLVLASQLLLAGAQYLPSWMVLFLSVLGLLASQTVSALSSLFSAEIFPTVIRGAGLGLVLGAGFLGQAAVPLTKMHGRHGFFLQHVLFASFALLALLCVLLLPESRGRTLPQSLQEADRLCRSPLLRGCPRQDLLPLLPASLPGAGTQLAQEG; translated from the exons ATGGAGCACGAGGCGCGGGTTCTGCGCTTGGCCGGCGGCTTCGGCCGGGCCCGGTGCCTCCTGGCCGCCGCTTCGTGGCTACCGTGCGTGGCGCTGGGGTTGGCGCTGGGCTCGGAGCTCCTGCTCACCGCGCTGCCGGCACACCACTGCGGCTCAGACCCCGCGCGCGCCCCGAGCACCTGCCTGCCGCTAAGCTACCCCGAGTCCGTGCCCCGCGCCGGCTCCGACGGCGCTCGGCCCTGCTCACGCGGCTTGTACTACGCGCAGCCCGCCGCCGACCTGCTGCGCAGCCCGGTCACCCAG AGGAATCTCGTGTGTGAGGATGGCTGGAAGGTGCCCCTGGAGCAGGTGGACCACCTCCTGGGCCAGTTGCTGGGCTGTGTCCTCCTGGGCCTGGGCTGTGACTG GTTTGGCCGCCGGGCTGTGTTTGTGGGCTCCCTGGTGCTGGCCACGGGCCTGGGGGTCGGCGAGGCCCTGGTTGCCAGCTTTCCTGCCCTGCTGACTCTGCGGCTGCTTCGAGGGGGGGCCTTGGCAGGGGCGTCCCTCGCCCTCTATGTGGCTC GCCTGGAGCTGTGTGACCCCCCAAACCGCCTGGCATTCTCCATGGGGGCTGGCCTCTTCTCAGTGGTGGGCACACTGCTGCTGCCTGGCCTGGCCCTCCTCGCCCAGGACTGGCAACTCTTGCAGGGACTGAGCGCCCTGGCAACGGGACTGCTGCTGCTCTTTTGGGG GTTTCCAGCCATGTTCCCCGAGTCTCCCTGCTGGCTGCTAGCCACAGGGCAGCCAGCCCGAGCCAGGAGGATCTTGTGGCACTTTGCCAAAGCCAGCGGTGTGGACCCCGAGAACAGCACGGAGGAGGAGAGCTCCCTGGCTATGG AGCTGGATGTGCTGTGCGCGGGACACCCCCAGCCCCGGCACCACTCAGTCCTGGAGCTCCGGCACACACACGTCACCTGGAGGAACGCACTCATCCTGGGCTTCAGTTC GCTCATCAGTGGGGGCATCAGAGCCAGCTTCCTGCACAGCCTCGTCCCAAGTGAGCCCAGCTTTTATTGGCCCTACTTCCTGGCAGCTGGCCTGGAGGCAGCAGCCACCGTCTTCCTGCTCCTGACAGCAGATCTCTGGGGGCGCCGCTCAGTCCTGCTGCTGAGCACCTTGGTCCTGGTCCTGGCATCCCAGCTGCTCCTTGCAGGGGCCCAGT ACCTGCCCAGCTGGATGGTGCTATTCCTCTCTGTCCTGGGGCTCTTGGCCTCCCAGACCGTGTCCGCTCTCAGCAGCCTCTTTTCAGCTGAGATCTTCCCCACGGTGATCAG GGGGGCCGGGTTGGGCCTGGTGCTGGGAGCTGGGTTCCTGGGCCAGGCAGCTGTCCCGCTCACCAAAATGCACGGCCGGCATGGCTTCTTCCTGCAACACGTGCTTTTCGCATCTTTCGCCCTCCTCGCCCTGCTGTGTGTCCTGCTGCTGCCGGAGAGCCGCGGCCGCACGCTGCCCCAATCGCTGCAGGAGGCTGACCGCCTGTGCCGCTCCCCGCTCCTCCGGGGCTGCCCACGCCAAGACCTCCTGCCTCTGctgccagcctccctccctggggCAGGAACACAGCTGGCCCAGGAGGGGTGA
- the SLC22A31 gene encoding putative solute carrier family 22 member 31 isoform X6 → MEHEARVLRLAGGFGRARCLLAAASWLPCVALGLALGSELLLTALPAHHCGSDPARAPSTCLPLSYPESVPRAGSDGARPCSRGLYYAQPAADLLRSPVTQRNLVCEDGWKVPLEQVDHLLGQLLGCVLLGLGCDWFGRRAVFVGSLVLATGLGVGEALVASFPALLTLRLLRGGALAGASLALYVARTERPGNGTAAALLGVSSHVPRVSLLAASHRAASPSQEDLVALCQSQRCGPREQHGGGELPGYGAGCAVRGTPPAPAPLSPGAPAHTRHLEERTHPGLQLISGGIRASFLHSLVPSEPSFYWPYFLAAGLEAAATVFLLLTADLWGRRSVLLLSTLVLVLASQLLLAGAQYLPSWMVLFLSVLGLLASQTVSALSSLFSAEIFPTVIRGAGLGLVLGAGFLGQAAVPLTKMHGRHGFFLQHVLFASFALLALLCVLLLPESRGRTLPQSLQEADRLCRSPLLRGCPRQDLLPLLPASLPGAGTQLAQEG, encoded by the exons ATGGAGCACGAGGCGCGGGTTCTGCGCTTGGCCGGCGGCTTCGGCCGGGCCCGGTGCCTCCTGGCCGCCGCTTCGTGGCTACCGTGCGTGGCGCTGGGGTTGGCGCTGGGCTCGGAGCTCCTGCTCACCGCGCTGCCGGCACACCACTGCGGCTCAGACCCCGCGCGCGCCCCGAGCACCTGCCTGCCGCTAAGCTACCCCGAGTCCGTGCCCCGCGCCGGCTCCGACGGCGCTCGGCCCTGCTCACGCGGCTTGTACTACGCGCAGCCCGCCGCCGACCTGCTGCGCAGCCCGGTCACCCAG AGGAATCTCGTGTGTGAGGATGGCTGGAAGGTGCCCCTGGAGCAGGTGGACCACCTCCTGGGCCAGTTGCTGGGCTGTGTCCTCCTGGGCCTGGGCTGTGACTG GTTTGGCCGCCGGGCTGTGTTTGTGGGCTCCCTGGTGCTGGCCACGGGCCTGGGGGTCGGCGAGGCCCTGGTTGCCAGCTTTCCTGCCCTGCTGACTCTGCGGCTGCTTCGAGGGGGGGCCTTGGCAGGGGCGTCCCTCGCCCTCTATGTGGCTC GGACTGAGCGCCCTGGCAACGGGACTGCTGCTGCTCTTTTGGGG GTTTCCAGCCATGTTCCCCGAGTCTCCCTGCTGGCTGCTAGCCACAGGGCAGCCAGCCCGAGCCAGGAGGATCTTGTGGCACTTTGCCAAAGCCAGCGGTGTGGACCCCGAGAACAGCACGGAGGAGGAGAGCTCCCTGGCTATGG AGCTGGATGTGCTGTGCGCGGGACACCCCCAGCCCCGGCACCACTCAGTCCTGGAGCTCCGGCACACACACGTCACCTGGAGGAACGCACTCATCCTGGGCTTCA GCTCATCAGTGGGGGCATCAGAGCCAGCTTCCTGCACAGCCTCGTCCCAAGTGAGCCCAGCTTTTATTGGCCCTACTTCCTGGCAGCTGGCCTGGAGGCAGCAGCCACCGTCTTCCTGCTCCTGACAGCAGATCTCTGGGGGCGCCGCTCAGTCCTGCTGCTGAGCACCTTGGTCCTGGTCCTGGCATCCCAGCTGCTCCTTGCAGGGGCCCAGT ACCTGCCCAGCTGGATGGTGCTATTCCTCTCTGTCCTGGGGCTCTTGGCCTCCCAGACCGTGTCCGCTCTCAGCAGCCTCTTTTCAGCTGAGATCTTCCCCACGGTGATCAG GGGGGCCGGGTTGGGCCTGGTGCTGGGAGCTGGGTTCCTGGGCCAGGCAGCTGTCCCGCTCACCAAAATGCACGGCCGGCATGGCTTCTTCCTGCAACACGTGCTTTTCGCATCTTTCGCCCTCCTCGCCCTGCTGTGTGTCCTGCTGCTGCCGGAGAGCCGCGGCCGCACGCTGCCCCAATCGCTGCAGGAGGCTGACCGCCTGTGCCGCTCCCCGCTCCTCCGGGGCTGCCCACGCCAAGACCTCCTGCCTCTGctgccagcctccctccctggggCAGGAACACAGCTGGCCCAGGAGGGGTGA